A stretch of Phoenix dactylifera cultivar Barhee BC4 chromosome 16, palm_55x_up_171113_PBpolish2nd_filt_p, whole genome shotgun sequence DNA encodes these proteins:
- the LOC120104099 gene encoding secreted RxLR effector protein 161-like, which produces MQNCKPFVAPIIKEDKFSKDQSPQNALEQEQMKDILYASTIGSLMYAQVYTRPDICLAIGILGRFQRNPDVLHWVAAKKVMRYLQGTKNYRLTFRHTDMLDVVGYSDSDFAGCVDSRKSTSGYILLLAGGTISWRSTKQTIIATSTMEAEFIACYETTTHALCLKNFISGLKVVNSIERPIRIDCENSATVFFSKNNKNGNRSKHIDIKYLSMRENIKSSMVSIHHTTADLMIADSMTKG; this is translated from the coding sequence ATGCAGAATTGTAAACCCTTTGTAGCTCCCATAATCAAAGAGGATAAATTTTCTAAAGATCAGTCACCACAAAATGCATTGGAACAAGAGCAGATGAAAGATATCCTATATGCATCTACGATAGGAAGCTTGATGTATGCTCAGGTCTATACTAGACCCGACATATGCTTGGCCATTGGTATACTTGGGCGCTTCCAAAGAAATCCTGATGTCCTACATTGGGTAGCTGCAAAGAAGGTTATGCGGTATTTGCAAGGCACCAAAAACTACAGACTAACTTTTAGGCATACCGACATGTTGGATGTAGTTGGTTATTCAGATTCGGATTTTGCCGGTTGCGTAGACTCTAGAAAGTCAACTTCAGGATATATCCTCCTTCTTGCTGGAGGAACTATATCTTGGAGGAGTACTAAGCAGACCATTATTGCTACATCTACTATGGAGGCAGAATTCATTGCTTGTTATGAGACAACTACACATGCCTTATGTTTGAAGAATTTCATAAGTGGTCTCAAGGTTGTCAATTCTATAGAGAGACCAATCAGGATAGACTGTGAAAACAGTGCTACAGTGTTCTTTTCAAAGAACAATAAAAATGGCAACCGGAGTAAACACATCGACATAAAGTATCTCAGTATGAGAGAGAACATCAAGAGTAGTATGGTGTCTATTCACCACACCACTGCAGACTTGATGATTGCAGATTCAATGACAAAAGGTTAA
- the LOC103723049 gene encoding cation/calcium exchanger 1-like produces MAFVLSDNAKAFINTAFLLLLCFFFTSHIRSPTTVIHLASPQAPKGAGCIGLHKLKGPHSKCLYLKTHSPCVFQGYVNYLHVFYCLCGRYAPVGYALLALWLLVLFYLLGNTASQYFCSSVESLSKVLNLSPTIAGVTLLSLGNGSPDVFASIVSFRSGSGEVGLSSVLGGAFFVSCVVVGIINVCATSSSPHAVRIDRSSFVRDVCFFIIVLSSLLAILIVGRITIWGAMAFTSLYFVYVSIVSATHFCREKYEDLVVPILDHEELGESVSVSKEASPASGEEETSSSSYLRLKVTSVARYLRWIFYIVDMPLYLPRRLTIPNVSEESWSRPFAVASATLAPILVATLWNSKRGVLGSKEGLTIYLYASLVGFVFGLIAFHTTMKSCPPKKFLFPWLAGGFLMSVLWTYIIAEELVGLLVSLGYIFGISPAILGLTVLAWGNSIGDLIANVAMATNGGQDGAQIAISGCYAGPIFNTLAGLGLSLVVSAWAVHPAPFVIPAAPALFEILGFMIGGLLWALVVLPRKEMKLDRILGFGLLAIYFCFLSLRLSQSLGLVQL; encoded by the coding sequence ATGGCGTTTGTGCTATCCGACAATGCTAAGGCCTTCATCAACACGgcgttcctcctcctcctgtgtTTCTTCTTCACCTCCCACATCCGGTCTCCCACCACCGTCATCCATCTCGCAAGCCCTCAGGCTCCCAAGGGAGCTGGATGCATTGGGCTCCACAAGCTAAAGGGTCCCCATTCCAAATGCCTCTACCTCAAGACCCACTCACCATGTGTCTTTCAAGGCTATGTCAACTATCTCCACGTCTTCTACTGCCTCTGTGGGAGGTACGCGCCTGTAGGGTATGCCCTCCTAGCCCTCTGGCTTCTGGTGCTCTTCTATTTGTTGGGCAACACAGCCTCGCAATATTTCTGCTCCTCAGTCGAGAGTTTATCGAAGGTGCTTAACCTCTCTCCCACCATAGCTGGGGTCACGCTCCTTTCGTTAGGAAACGGCTCGCCGGACGTGTTTGCTAGCATCGTGTCATTCCGCTCCGGCTCCGGCGAGGTGGGGCTCAGCAGCGTGCTCGGGGGAGCATTCTTCGTCTCATGCGTCGTGGTCGGCATCATCAACGTGTGCGCGACGAGCTCGTCGCCGCATGCAGTCCGCATTGACCGCTCCAGCTTCGTGCGTGACGTGTGTTTCTTCATCAtcgttctctcttctctccttgcAATCCTCATCGTCGGCAGGATCACCATCTGGGGCGCAATGGCCTTCACCTCGCTCTACTTCGTGTACGTCTCCATCGTGTCGGCGACCCACTTCTGCCGTGAGAAGTATGAGGACCTTGTCGTGCCGATCCTCGACCACGAGGAGCTCGGCGAGTCGGTGTCGGTCTCGAAGGAGGCTTCCCCTGCGAGCGGAGAGGAGGAGACCTCATCATCAAGTTACCTTCGCCTCAAGGTAACTTCGGTGGCACGCTACCTTCGGTGGATCTTTTACATTGTCGACATGCCTCTCTATCTGCCGAGGAGGCTGACCATACCGAATGTTTCGGAGGAGAGTTGGTCAAGACCATTTGCGGTGGCTTCAGCTACATTGGCACCTATCTTGGTGGCAACCCTTTGGAACTCTAAGAGAGGGGTTTTGGGCTCCAAAGAGGGACTGACCATCTATCTCTATGCAAGCTTGGTGGGATTCGTCTTCGGTCTCATTGCATTCCACACCACCATGAAGTCGTGCCCGCCAAAGAAGTTCTTGTTCCCGTGGCTAGCAGGAGGGTTTTTGATGAGCGTTCTATGGACTTACATTATAGCCGAGGAGCTGGTGGGATTGCTGGTGTCCTTGGGGTACATATTTGGAATAAGCCCTGCCATTTTAGGGTTGACGGTCTTGGCATGGGGCAACTCCATCGGGGACCTGATAGCGAATGTTGCAATGGCCACGAATGGAGGGCAGGATGGGGCCCAGATTGCAATCTCAGGGTGCTATGCTGGGCCTATCTTCAACACATTGGCTGGCTTGGGGTTATCCCTGGTGGTGTCAGCTTGGGCAGTGCATCCCGCTCCCTTCGTGATCCCTGCGGCGCCGGCGCTGTTTGAGATACTCGGCTTCATGATAGGAGGGCTGCTGTGGGCTCTGGTGGTACTGCCGAGGAAGGAAATGAAGCTGGATAGGATCTTGGGGTTTGGTCTGCTGGCCATCTACTTCTGCTTCCTATCCCTGAGGCTCTCTCAGAGCCTTGGGCTAGTGCAACTTTGA